One window from the genome of Spiractinospora alimapuensis encodes:
- a CDS encoding sugar phosphate isomerase/epimerase family protein, with the protein MTVTPRTTGHAPRALGVNTWVWTSPLTDAALERLAPRIAAWGFDVIELPVENPGDFDADRAARLLESLGLTATVTLVMGDGRELVAADLATVATTQDYLRRVVDTAATVGSPVIAGPAYASVGRTWRMDDQARRDCYAQLVEGLAPVAAHAAATGVHIAVEPLNRYETSLINTVDQALAALEGLDPTVVGLALDVYHMNIEEVDVPAAIRRAAGRIDHVQVCANDRGAPGRDHLDWPEILRALDDAQYPGPLVIESFTGDNATIATAASIWRPLAPSQDALATTGLEFLRGALAGPRTDT; encoded by the coding sequence ATGACCGTCACGCCACGCACCACCGGACACGCGCCGCGGGCGCTGGGAGTCAACACCTGGGTGTGGACCTCCCCGCTGACCGACGCCGCACTGGAACGACTGGCTCCACGGATCGCCGCGTGGGGGTTCGACGTGATCGAACTCCCCGTGGAGAACCCGGGGGACTTCGACGCGGACCGGGCGGCTCGACTACTGGAGTCACTCGGACTCACGGCCACCGTGACACTGGTGATGGGTGACGGACGAGAGCTGGTGGCGGCCGATCTGGCGACGGTCGCCACCACCCAGGACTATCTGCGCCGCGTCGTCGACACCGCGGCCACGGTGGGGTCGCCGGTGATCGCCGGCCCCGCCTACGCCTCGGTGGGACGGACCTGGCGGATGGACGACCAGGCCCGTCGCGACTGCTACGCGCAGTTGGTCGAGGGACTCGCCCCCGTGGCCGCCCACGCGGCGGCCACGGGGGTCCACATCGCCGTAGAACCCCTGAACCGCTACGAGACCAGCCTCATCAACACCGTCGACCAGGCCCTGGCCGCGCTGGAGGGGCTCGACCCCACCGTGGTCGGGCTGGCCCTGGACGTCTACCACATGAACATCGAGGAGGTGGACGTCCCCGCGGCCATCCGCCGTGCCGCGGGCCGGATCGACCACGTCCAGGTCTGCGCCAACGACCGCGGCGCGCCCGGCCGGGACCACCTGGACTGGCCGGAGATCCTCCGCGCGCTCGACGACGCCCAGTACCCCGGACCACTGGTGATCGAGTCGTTCACCGGAGACAACGCCACCATCGCCACCGCCGCGTCCATCTGGCGCCCCCTAGCGCCCAGCCAGGACGCCCTCGCCACCACCGGACTCGAATTCCTCCGTGGCGCCCTCGCGGGCCCGCGGACCGACACGTGA
- a CDS encoding substrate-binding domain-containing protein: MRIPRVFVAGCAAAALTLTACTVDDPDADGEDTAAEGEETDLSPDDEWFDEEEYELQLAQRDIEPEGPADEPWLQAIEPEMIDTSEWATDEGDATLCFSNASVSNPWRVTGFLTMEQQVEALMDEGEIGDFRVSDANDDDDVQISDIQAFVESGDCDAIIISPSTTATLTPAVEEACDSGVPVVVFDRGVNTDCAVTFIHPIGGYAYGADAAEFLVDNLEPGSTVLALRILPGVDVLEHRWAAAQQVFGDSELEILGFEFTEGDGAQIKDHVTQYLQRGEVDGIWMDAGDGAVQAIEAYEDAGMDYPVISGEDEMSFLRKWDEENLTAIAPVYTNFQWRTPVIAAVDILNGEEVPEEWILPQDPVTEETLQDYLERNEDMPSLHYAQFGGEDLPGFPEVWEDR; the protein is encoded by the coding sequence ATGCGGATCCCCCGTGTGTTCGTGGCCGGCTGCGCCGCGGCCGCGCTAACGCTCACTGCGTGTACCGTCGACGACCCGGACGCCGACGGCGAGGACACCGCCGCCGAGGGCGAGGAGACCGACCTCAGCCCCGACGACGAGTGGTTCGACGAGGAGGAGTACGAGCTTCAGCTCGCCCAACGCGACATCGAACCCGAAGGTCCGGCCGACGAGCCCTGGCTCCAGGCCATCGAACCCGAGATGATCGACACCTCGGAGTGGGCCACCGACGAAGGTGACGCCACCCTGTGCTTCTCCAACGCCTCGGTCTCCAACCCGTGGCGCGTGACCGGGTTCCTCACCATGGAACAGCAGGTCGAAGCGCTGATGGACGAAGGGGAGATCGGGGACTTCCGCGTCTCGGACGCTAACGACGACGACGATGTCCAGATCTCCGACATCCAGGCGTTCGTCGAATCCGGCGACTGTGACGCCATCATCATCTCCCCGTCCACCACCGCGACCCTGACCCCCGCCGTCGAGGAGGCGTGCGACTCCGGGGTGCCCGTGGTGGTGTTCGACCGCGGCGTGAACACCGACTGCGCGGTCACCTTCATCCACCCGATCGGCGGCTACGCCTACGGTGCCGACGCGGCGGAGTTCCTGGTCGACAACCTCGAACCCGGGTCCACCGTCCTCGCCCTGCGCATCCTGCCCGGCGTCGACGTCCTCGAACACCGATGGGCCGCGGCCCAGCAGGTCTTCGGCGACTCCGAACTGGAGATCCTCGGATTCGAGTTCACCGAGGGCGACGGTGCGCAGATCAAGGACCACGTCACCCAGTACCTCCAGCGGGGCGAGGTGGACGGAATCTGGATGGACGCCGGCGACGGCGCTGTCCAGGCCATCGAGGCCTACGAGGACGCCGGTATGGACTACCCGGTGATCTCGGGAGAGGACGAGATGAGCTTCCTGCGCAAGTGGGACGAGGAGAACCTCACCGCGATCGCGCCCGTCTACACCAACTTCCAGTGGCGCACCCCGGTCATCGCCGCGGTGGACATCCTCAACGGCGAGGAAGTGCCCGAGGAGTGGATCCTGCCGCAGGATCCCGTCACCGAGGAGACCCTGCAGGATTACCTGGAGCGGAACGAGGACATGCCCTCGCTGCACTACGCGCAGTTCGGCGGCGAGGACCTGCCCGGGTTCCCGGAGGTGTGGGAGGACCGCTGA
- a CDS encoding sugar phosphate isomerase/epimerase family protein produces MTRPVTLFTGQWADLPFVEMCRLASSWGYDGLELCCWGDHLDVHRAASDDDYVAERLGTLKEHGLKLWAISNHLVGQAVCDDPIDQRHQAILPPHVWGDGDAEGVRQRAAEEMKVTARAAARLGVSTVVGFTGSAIWKYVAMFPPVPDTTIEAGYTDFADRWNPILDVFDEVGVRFAHEVHPSEIAYDYWSTVLTLEAVGHRPAFGLNWDPSHMVWQDIDPVGFLWDFRDRIYHVDCKDTRRRTGNGRNGRLGSHLPWGDPRRGWDFVSTGHGDVPWEDAFRTLNAIGYDGPISVEWEDAGMDRLAGAAEAVQFVRANAFDAPDAAFDSAFGSS; encoded by the coding sequence ATGACCCGACCCGTCACACTCTTCACCGGCCAGTGGGCCGACCTGCCGTTCGTCGAGATGTGCCGCCTGGCCTCGTCCTGGGGCTACGACGGGCTCGAATTGTGCTGTTGGGGTGACCACCTCGACGTCCACCGCGCCGCCAGCGACGACGACTACGTCGCCGAACGCCTGGGCACGCTGAAGGAGCACGGCCTGAAGCTCTGGGCCATCTCCAACCACCTCGTCGGCCAGGCGGTGTGCGACGACCCCATCGACCAGCGACACCAGGCGATCCTCCCACCCCACGTCTGGGGGGACGGCGACGCCGAGGGCGTCCGACAGCGCGCCGCCGAGGAGATGAAGGTGACGGCCCGAGCGGCCGCCCGCCTCGGCGTTTCCACCGTGGTCGGCTTCACCGGCTCGGCGATCTGGAAGTACGTCGCGATGTTCCCACCGGTGCCCGACACCACGATCGAGGCCGGCTACACCGACTTCGCCGACCGGTGGAACCCCATCCTCGACGTCTTCGACGAGGTCGGGGTGCGTTTCGCCCACGAGGTGCACCCCTCGGAGATCGCCTACGACTACTGGTCCACGGTGCTCACGCTGGAGGCCGTCGGCCACCGTCCCGCCTTCGGGCTCAACTGGGACCCCAGCCACATGGTGTGGCAGGACATCGACCCCGTCGGGTTCCTGTGGGACTTCCGGGACCGCATCTACCACGTCGACTGCAAGGACACGCGCCGCCGCACCGGAAACGGGCGCAACGGACGGCTCGGGTCGCACCTGCCGTGGGGCGACCCGCGCCGAGGGTGGGACTTCGTCTCCACCGGGCACGGCGACGTCCCCTGGGAGGACGCCTTCCGCACCCTCAACGCGATCGGCTACGACGGCCCCATCTCGGTGGAATGGGAGGACGCGGGGATGGACCGCCTGGCGGGTGCCGCCGAGGCGGTCCAGTTCGTCCGCGCCAACGCCTTCGACGCCCCCGACGCGGCGTTCGACTCCGCGTTCGGTTCGTCCTGA
- a CDS encoding ThuA domain-containing protein, with protein sequence MAHAKSALRGLAVLIAAVLTLGLMTVPASADTDPNDPEAPEVDVNDFNALLFTATTAYRHDSIPAGIALFEALSEEHGFGLTHTEDSSIFNEEDLAEFDVLIMLQTSGDPWSEEEKAAMEAYQQDGGGIVAVHNATDMRGEYDWWDELVGSLMPAHAATGQDPGLPATVQVEDDVHPSTAHLEEWEWNRGDEWYNFSTNVRGDAHVLLTMDETTYDPGSEAMGYDHPISWCKPYDGGRAWATGMGHFSSHYSEPELVDHLLGGVQWAAGTAEGDCGGTDWDSYDKVPLDTNTSAPYGMDVAPDGRVFFTELVRGQVRVFNPETHTTSTALDIDVYSGGEDGMLGITLDPDFEDNGYAYVYYSPPSDQDEYVNRLSRFTVDDEGSTIDPDSESVVIEVPKQRFDQPGHTGGGLEFDPDGNILLSVGDDVNPHSEPSPSSAPLSTIEGTFHDARETSANTNDLRGKLLRITPEEDGGYSIPEGNMFEPGQEDTRPEIYAMGFRNPFRFAVDPVTGDIGLADYGPDCTNLAQCGDFGPTGMVSWSLISEPGNYGWPMCHGDKTPYRDVDYTTDPWTFGELFDCENPVNDSPRNTGLTELPEVTEPDLVYGYEMSTVPEVIAPGGGLAPMGGPFYDYDPELETDTKFPEYFDGKPIFYEWSKNSLFSGIVDHEAETGSRLNKLNEFLPDESWLAPIDMQYGPDGSLYVLEWGGGFGRDNPDSGLYRVDYVPDGRSPVARAEAEPDSGPGPLEVQFTGSNSYHPEDDQEIVSYEWDFTNDGEIDSTEPDPVHTYTEDGEYNARLTVTGSNDLTGVSVVPISVGNTRPTVEFETPPNGGFFEWGDEISWDLDVSDPEDAEIDPDRAYVQPGIGHDDHVHHTEPVPGFSGSVVTGLGGHSRSDNAFYTLEGNYTDSGTDTAPPLTGSSTVVLQPKVKQAEHNIEAEGVTVIDSTDVEVGNHVLAELGDGAWARYDPVNFTGVDELAFRVAADTDGGTIELRQDAPDGELLGTAEVPDTGGEAEWQDLVIDAPDVEDTMDLHLVFTGEADFQLNFFEAIGQGVSPGTRPDVAITAPDPESIFDTGQSVEIEADATDSGSEIEVVEFFAGDDKIGEDTEAPYGIAWEDAPDGTHLLSARAVNTDGASNQSRGVRIHVGDEVVRPPWQTFASRDAEFRQLGDDAFAISAQGTNVWQGTDEYGAVYLPEAAEGDFRVEVEVAEHEAPNSSSKAGLIVRNDVSAAGEAGGYLLVHQQGNGDFEALWDEAGNGSPDSSAALEGAETPQWVAIEREGDVFSAQASADGEEWTEFAEVEITDANDVLDVGMFTTAHDATAFSDAEFQNFTLDFDDGGPGDPDDPFAEAIATIEAYRDAGDLHRGQAQPLIAHLRTAQRMAEAGQVEQANTSLDRFESALDRVEDEAIRDELLETLEELRSHLE encoded by the coding sequence GTGGCCCACGCGAAGTCCGCGCTGCGCGGGTTAGCGGTGTTAATCGCCGCCGTACTCACCCTCGGGCTGATGACAGTCCCGGCCAGCGCCGACACCGACCCGAACGACCCCGAAGCCCCCGAGGTCGACGTCAACGACTTCAACGCCCTGCTCTTCACCGCCACCACCGCCTACCGGCACGACTCCATTCCCGCCGGTATCGCGTTGTTCGAGGCGCTCTCCGAAGAGCACGGATTCGGCCTCACCCACACCGAGGACTCCTCCATCTTCAACGAGGAGGACCTCGCCGAGTTCGACGTACTCATCATGCTCCAGACCTCCGGCGACCCCTGGTCGGAGGAGGAGAAGGCCGCGATGGAGGCCTACCAGCAGGACGGCGGCGGAATCGTCGCGGTCCACAACGCCACCGACATGCGGGGCGAGTACGACTGGTGGGACGAGCTCGTCGGCTCCTTGATGCCCGCCCACGCCGCGACGGGCCAGGACCCCGGCCTCCCCGCCACGGTGCAGGTCGAGGACGACGTCCACCCCTCCACGGCCCACCTCGAGGAGTGGGAGTGGAACCGCGGCGACGAGTGGTACAACTTCTCCACCAACGTTCGCGGTGACGCCCACGTCCTGCTCACCATGGACGAGACCACCTACGACCCCGGCTCCGAGGCGATGGGCTACGACCACCCCATCTCCTGGTGCAAGCCCTACGACGGCGGCCGCGCCTGGGCGACGGGGATGGGGCACTTCAGCTCCCACTACTCCGAGCCCGAACTCGTCGACCACCTGCTCGGCGGCGTCCAATGGGCGGCCGGGACCGCCGAGGGCGACTGCGGCGGGACCGACTGGGACTCCTACGACAAGGTTCCGCTCGACACGAACACCAGCGCTCCCTACGGCATGGACGTGGCACCCGACGGGCGGGTGTTCTTCACCGAGCTGGTGCGTGGCCAGGTGCGGGTGTTCAACCCCGAGACGCACACGACGTCGACCGCCCTCGACATCGACGTGTACTCCGGTGGCGAGGACGGGATGTTGGGGATCACCCTGGATCCCGACTTCGAGGACAACGGATACGCCTACGTCTACTACTCGCCCCCCAGCGACCAGGACGAGTACGTGAACCGGCTGTCCCGTTTCACCGTGGACGACGAGGGCAGCACCATCGACCCCGACTCGGAGTCGGTCGTCATCGAGGTCCCCAAGCAGCGCTTCGACCAACCGGGCCACACCGGTGGTGGGCTGGAGTTCGACCCCGACGGCAACATCCTGCTCAGCGTGGGCGACGACGTGAACCCGCACAGCGAACCGTCACCCAGTTCCGCGCCGCTGTCCACGATCGAGGGCACCTTCCACGACGCCCGCGAGACCTCGGCCAACACCAACGACCTGCGCGGCAAGCTGCTGCGCATCACGCCCGAGGAGGACGGCGGATACTCCATCCCCGAGGGCAACATGTTCGAACCCGGCCAGGAGGACACCCGGCCGGAGATCTACGCGATGGGCTTCCGCAACCCGTTCCGGTTCGCGGTCGACCCCGTGACCGGGGACATCGGACTCGCCGACTACGGCCCCGACTGCACCAACCTGGCGCAGTGCGGTGATTTCGGCCCGACCGGCATGGTGTCCTGGAGTCTGATCAGCGAGCCGGGGAACTACGGGTGGCCGATGTGCCACGGTGACAAGACCCCCTACCGCGACGTCGACTACACCACCGACCCGTGGACCTTCGGTGAGCTCTTCGACTGTGAGAACCCGGTCAACGACTCCCCACGCAACACGGGCCTCACCGAGCTGCCCGAGGTCACCGAGCCCGACCTCGTCTACGGCTACGAGATGTCCACCGTGCCCGAGGTCATCGCCCCCGGTGGCGGCCTCGCCCCCATGGGTGGCCCCTTCTACGATTACGACCCCGAGCTGGAGACCGACACCAAGTTCCCCGAGTACTTCGACGGCAAGCCCATCTTCTACGAGTGGTCGAAGAACAGCCTGTTCTCCGGCATCGTCGACCACGAGGCCGAGACGGGGAGCCGCCTGAACAAGCTCAACGAGTTCCTGCCCGACGAGTCGTGGCTGGCCCCCATCGACATGCAGTACGGCCCTGACGGGTCCCTTTACGTCCTGGAATGGGGCGGGGGCTTCGGTCGGGACAACCCCGACTCCGGTCTCTACCGGGTCGACTACGTGCCCGACGGGCGCTCTCCCGTGGCGCGTGCGGAGGCCGAACCAGACTCCGGCCCAGGACCGCTCGAGGTCCAGTTCACCGGGTCGAACTCCTACCACCCCGAGGACGACCAGGAGATCGTGTCCTACGAGTGGGACTTCACCAACGACGGTGAGATCGACTCCACCGAACCCGACCCCGTCCACACCTACACCGAGGACGGCGAGTACAACGCGCGGCTCACGGTGACCGGGAGCAACGACCTCACCGGTGTCTCGGTCGTCCCGATCAGTGTCGGTAACACCCGTCCGACGGTCGAGTTCGAGACTCCACCCAACGGCGGCTTCTTCGAGTGGGGTGACGAGATCTCCTGGGATCTCGACGTCTCCGACCCGGAGGACGCCGAGATCGACCCCGACCGCGCCTACGTCCAACCCGGGATCGGCCACGACGACCACGTCCACCACACCGAACCCGTCCCCGGGTTCAGCGGATCGGTCGTCACCGGCCTGGGCGGGCACTCACGCTCCGACAACGCGTTCTACACCCTGGAGGGCAACTACACCGACTCCGGGACCGACACCGCTCCACCACTCACGGGCAGCTCGACGGTGGTCCTGCAGCCCAAGGTGAAGCAGGCCGAACACAACATCGAGGCCGAGGGCGTCACCGTCATCGACTCCACCGACGTGGAGGTCGGCAACCACGTCCTCGCCGAGCTCGGCGACGGCGCCTGGGCCCGCTACGACCCGGTGAACTTCACCGGAGTCGACGAGCTGGCCTTCCGTGTCGCCGCGGACACCGACGGGGGCACGATCGAGCTACGCCAGGACGCTCCGGACGGCGAGCTCCTCGGTACGGCCGAGGTGCCCGACACCGGCGGTGAGGCCGAGTGGCAGGACCTCGTCATCGACGCGCCCGACGTCGAGGACACCATGGACCTGCACCTGGTGTTCACCGGGGAGGCCGACTTCCAGCTCAACTTCTTCGAGGCGATCGGACAGGGCGTTTCCCCCGGGACCCGCCCCGACGTCGCCATCACCGCACCCGACCCGGAGAGCATCTTCGACACCGGCCAGAGCGTGGAGATCGAGGCCGACGCCACCGACAGCGGATCCGAGATCGAGGTCGTGGAGTTCTTCGCCGGCGATGACAAGATCGGCGAGGACACCGAGGCCCCCTACGGGATCGCCTGGGAGGACGCACCCGACGGGACACACCTGCTGAGCGCCCGCGCGGTCAACACCGACGGAGCCAGCAACCAGTCCCGCGGCGTACGCATCCACGTCGGCGACGAGGTCGTCCGTCCCCCGTGGCAGACCTTCGCGAGCAGGGACGCGGAGTTCCGCCAACTCGGAGACGACGCCTTCGCCATCTCCGCACAAGGCACCAACGTCTGGCAGGGAACCGACGAGTACGGAGCGGTGTACCTGCCCGAGGCGGCCGAGGGCGACTTCCGAGTGGAGGTCGAGGTCGCCGAACACGAGGCACCGAACTCCAGTTCCAAGGCCGGCCTGATCGTCCGCAACGACGTCAGCGCCGCCGGCGAGGCGGGCGGCTACCTCCTGGTCCACCAGCAGGGCAACGGCGACTTCGAGGCCCTGTGGGACGAGGCGGGTAACGGCAGCCCCGACTCCTCGGCCGCGTTGGAAGGCGCCGAAACGCCGCAGTGGGTCGCGATCGAACGGGAAGGAGACGTGTTCAGCGCCCAGGCGAGCGCCGACGGAGAGGAATGGACCGAGTTCGCGGAGGTGGAGATCACCGACGCCAACGACGTCCTGGACGTCGGCATGTTCACCACGGCCCACGACGCGACCGCGTTCAGCGACGCGGAGTTCCAGAACTTCACCCTGGACTTCGACGACGGCGGTCCCGGAGACCCCGACGACCCGTTCGCCGAGGCGATTGCCACGATCGAGGCCTACCGCGACGCCGGTGACCTCCACCGGGGACAGGCCCAACCCCTGATCGCCCACCTGCGCACCGCGCAACGGATGGCCGAAGCCGGACAGGTCGAGCAGGCGAACACCTCACTCGACCGGTTCGAGTCCGCCCTCGATCGGGTCGAGGACGAGGCCATCCGCGACGAGCTCCTCGAAACCCTGGAGGAGCTGCGTTCCCACCTGGAATGA
- a CDS encoding ABC transporter permease, translating into MTRSSTTGPSGRATEVLARLLGGGSGTVFALIVVIFAFVFVMNPSFAQPRTMVAFFLLPAAGVVVLAIGQYFVIVSGELDLSVGSLVGAQVVIAARLLEGDDSRTFGVLALMVGFGALVGLVNGLVVTLLRVPSIITTLGMMLILFGAIRLWTGGAPTGELSTRFRILGRDGISDVPVIGQLPWAVLVLVVVGALAVWVMRTPYGRTLMAVGDNDVTVRFSGARVWQIRTAAFVACSLLTTLAAILIGGRSGLTAQVGQGLEFTAITAVVLGGIVLGGGRGTVVGAIGGALALQALFVLFNQFGMPSTLNPAVQGLIIIAAVAYAARPRTGSSFRLLRRGRDDQRDTQPAPPTGGAPTRRD; encoded by the coding sequence ATGACCCGTTCCTCGACCACCGGCCCGTCCGGACGCGCGACCGAGGTCCTCGCCCGCCTGCTCGGCGGCGGGAGCGGGACCGTGTTCGCCCTCATCGTCGTGATCTTCGCGTTCGTGTTCGTCATGAACCCGTCCTTCGCCCAGCCGCGCACCATGGTGGCGTTCTTCCTGCTGCCCGCGGCGGGCGTGGTGGTGCTGGCCATCGGCCAGTACTTCGTCATCGTCTCCGGGGAGCTCGACCTGTCGGTCGGATCCCTGGTCGGGGCGCAGGTGGTCATCGCGGCCCGACTCCTGGAGGGCGACGACAGCCGCACCTTCGGCGTGCTCGCCCTGATGGTGGGCTTCGGCGCCCTGGTCGGCCTGGTCAACGGCCTCGTCGTCACACTCCTCCGGGTCCCGTCGATCATCACCACCCTCGGCATGATGCTGATCCTGTTCGGGGCGATCCGCCTGTGGACCGGGGGAGCCCCGACCGGGGAACTGTCCACACGGTTCCGGATCCTCGGCAGGGACGGCATCAGCGACGTGCCCGTGATCGGGCAGTTGCCCTGGGCCGTGCTCGTCCTCGTCGTCGTGGGCGCGCTCGCCGTGTGGGTCATGCGCACCCCCTACGGGCGCACGCTCATGGCCGTCGGCGACAACGACGTCACGGTCCGGTTCTCCGGTGCGCGCGTCTGGCAGATCCGCACCGCCGCGTTCGTGGCGTGCAGCCTGCTGACGACGCTGGCCGCCATCCTCATCGGCGGCCGGTCGGGCCTCACGGCCCAGGTCGGACAGGGGCTGGAGTTCACGGCCATCACCGCCGTCGTCCTCGGCGGCATCGTGCTCGGCGGCGGACGGGGGACCGTCGTCGGCGCGATCGGTGGGGCTCTGGCACTCCAGGCCCTGTTCGTGCTGTTCAACCAGTTTGGGATGCCGTCGACGCTCAACCCGGCGGTACAGGGCCTCATCATCATCGCCGCGGTGGCCTACGCGGCGCGCCCCCGAACCGGATCGTCGTTCCGTCTGTTACGGCGCGGCCGTGACGACCAGCGGGACACCCAACCCGCGCCGCCCACCGGCGGCGCCCCCACAAGGAGGGACTGA
- a CDS encoding ABC transporter permease translates to MNRSVRIPIVGRLGTTGLVYVALVAIVVVAAVLVAFRGQNLFSESNVVDMLGRSSVLGFVAIGQTLVIICRSLDLSVGYVVALSSLVAATTMDGDPSRIPLGVLAVLLVAGLIGLVNGLAITKLRVNAFITTLGMGLIIKGYLDTRFQGPEGAVPAEFQLFGYMRIGVLPLSTLVMLAVAVLAIVLLRATRVGYHMYAVGGDTDVARMSGIRTDRTVITAHVFCAVTAGLAGLLLAARFGTGSGERVYRSGYELDSIAAVVLGGTNLLGGWGGVAGTIAGVLILAVLDSVFNLLAVNPFFKDVLRGVVVIAAVALYARHRFRRNADRDRFAGDGHPSTPRSGPGDPASATDPDPPPDGRPDPTGDVTSAEPGGRS, encoded by the coding sequence GTGAACCGCTCCGTACGCATCCCGATCGTGGGCCGGCTGGGCACCACCGGACTCGTCTACGTCGCCTTGGTGGCGATCGTCGTCGTCGCGGCCGTGCTGGTCGCGTTCCGCGGCCAGAACCTCTTCTCCGAGTCCAACGTGGTGGACATGCTGGGCCGTTCCAGCGTGCTCGGGTTCGTGGCCATCGGCCAGACCCTCGTCATCATCTGCCGCTCCCTGGATCTGTCCGTGGGATACGTGGTGGCGTTGTCCAGCCTGGTCGCCGCCACGACGATGGACGGCGACCCCTCCCGAATCCCGCTGGGTGTCCTGGCGGTGCTCCTCGTCGCCGGTCTCATCGGGCTCGTCAACGGACTCGCCATCACCAAGCTGCGCGTCAACGCGTTCATCACCACGCTCGGGATGGGGCTCATCATCAAGGGCTACCTGGACACCCGTTTCCAGGGCCCCGAGGGAGCCGTGCCCGCGGAGTTCCAACTCTTCGGCTACATGCGGATCGGGGTCCTGCCTCTGTCCACACTGGTGATGCTCGCGGTCGCGGTCCTCGCGATCGTCCTGCTGCGCGCGACCCGCGTCGGGTACCACATGTACGCCGTCGGCGGCGACACCGACGTCGCCCGCATGTCGGGTATCCGCACCGACCGCACCGTCATCACCGCCCACGTGTTCTGTGCCGTGACCGCCGGCCTGGCCGGACTCCTCCTCGCCGCCCGCTTCGGCACCGGAAGCGGGGAACGCGTCTACCGCTCCGGCTACGAGCTCGACTCGATCGCCGCCGTCGTCCTCGGTGGCACCAACCTCCTCGGTGGGTGGGGCGGGGTCGCCGGCACCATCGCGGGCGTCCTCATCCTCGCGGTCCTCGACAGCGTCTTCAACCTGCTGGCCGTGAACCCCTTCTTCAAGGACGTGCTGCGTGGCGTCGTGGTGATCGCCGCCGTCGCCCTGTACGCCCGGCACCGGTTCCGGCGCAACGCCGACCGGGACCGCTTCGCCGGGGACGGGCACCCGTCCACACCCAGGAGCGGGCCGGGAGATCCGGCGAGCGCCACCGACCCTGATCCGCCGCCCGACGGTCGTCCCGACCCCACCGGCGACGTCACCTCCGCGGAACCGGGAGGCAGGTCATGA